Below is a genomic region from Medicago truncatula cultivar Jemalong A17 chromosome 3, MtrunA17r5.0-ANR, whole genome shotgun sequence.
AGGTAGTATTTTTGGCATTTGGTATTGGATTTTGCTTAAAAGACAAGGGTGGCAGAGGTGGGTAGTGTAAGCTTTGGGTTCAAGAATCAGTCAGTTCTTTGATCCTTCATACtttatctttttgttttcttttttattctataAATTTTCTAACATATTACTGtctctttcataaaaaataaataaactgtCTCTGTCTTTAGAACCTAAAAATTGATGGAGTTCCTTATTTAGAGATATAAAATGTGACATCTGTTTTGCACCAGGCTTTGTAAAATACtgctcttttttattttacaggaCTTGATTCCTACGttacctttcttttttttccatTGGTACAATACGTTATCTTTCTAAAGCAAATGATTCTGATCGTGATTGGGATAGATAAGTATGAGATAATTATGTTTTGCTTTTTGTTATGATTATAAGGCTGATAATTTTCCTTCCAAGTTTCCAGAAGTGTGATCAAATATAGTAGGGCATCATTATCACGTGTATTGCGagcttttttaaaattaataaagaaaagaagaagttTATTTAGGTTCAAAGAAAACCGCACTAAATTTAATTTGGAGTTCCTATTGAATAAAACGTTCTACCTTATTCTTGTGACTAGCAAGAGAGCAAAGTCGAGCCGTATCTTGACAAAGACGAAAGACGgcataaaaatgaaaagatacATACATTGAGAATATGAATTTGTATAACACACTAAATTATCTTCTCCATCTCatgttatatgttgtttatagATATGAACACATAAATGTACTCCTTCCGTTTCATTTTAGATATCTACTTGAGTTTTGCACACTTCTttatataaaagtaaaataaaaaattgaaaaggacaCATTAATAATGATCAAGgggataatgaaaaataataattggtcCAAGATGGGTCTCTAACGATGTTCGAAATTGGTTGAACGTGATGAGGGACGACAAAGTAGTTTCTCGGCAGGATTGTTGTATTAGCAATCACTTAGAAGCTCTAGCTAGTGGGAGATCAAGGCGAGTGAGAGGAGTCAAAATGGTTCATACCCTTCTCTTGAATGCTAAGGTCCTATATAGTGGAGTCTTTAAGGAGTTTGGGGGAGAAATGCGATTTCTACCAAGATTTTATGATCTTGATCAAATGATGATTACTCTAAGAGGAGTGATGTCCGTGTGTTGATGATCTTTTTGGTGTAAAGTTCTTTTTTGGTAAGTTTGACTCGGTCTAAAACAATAATGAATGTTTTATTGATGttaaaaatgacataaaatgagataatttttataaaaaaaaacttaaaatattgtttaaacaacaatattataatGAATGGTATTAAAAGATTGAAGCCccaaaattttcttttggtCTTAAAAGACGAAGTTTTAAACAAAACACTTAACTAAGATGTCATGTGCTCAATGTTTTAAGATCAATGTAGATTCCCCTCTCTCGATTCAAAGGCAAAGATAAGGTTTAAGgaaaaatatttctacaaatGTCATATAGGAGAAAGCAACAATTCTAAAATGAATAATGCTGGATAAGATACTAGTACAAAGACCAATGGCGCAGCCATGACTAGCTATAAGCCATTTACACATTTCATCTTCAAACCACCCATGTATGGTTAGCAATTCGTGTGAGTGTGACTGGTTCAATTCCGTTCGTATGCATTTTTGTATCCCAACAGGCAACAACATTAGTACAAGAAATAGCATAAAAAATTCATGTAATTGAAGGCTGCACAAAAGATGGCACTCTCGACTTGTGTCTGTCTGTCATTCATGCGGTACATTCGTGGACCTACGTACGTAAATCTATGTACCGTGTATTGAAGGTGGGGGGGAGGAAAGTAAGAAAACGACgttttatcaataaattttaattgCACTAAAAGCactaataaatttataataatggCTGAAATGTCAAATTAACTAgctaaactttgtttttttaagcaACACTTACGTTCCATTAATTACTTGCAACAGTTGATTAATGTCTTATTTCCCATTCTTATCTTTGGTACTGCTGAATGATATTATAAAGTGGAAAAATCTTAACCATTTTGTTTGCAAAAGTGTATTATCTTCCACTTCGTCAGCTTGTTACATTTTAGCTTCTTTGTAAGGCAAAATCAATAAGTGCTTATTATTGTAACAGTAATGATATACATGGGCATTCGTTTACATCCATGTCACATCGGGTTAATCACATGCAAATATGTAGTTATTAATTCAGTTGagtatatgattaatttaattctttgaAAATTGTGGCTAATTCGTATAGTTGAATTAACTACAATTTTAGTTGTGAATAGAATCTACTCAACTAAATTAACTATATATCTGACGTGATTAACAAAGTATCAGATATGTAGAAAAAAGTGGGTGTACATGAATCACTATTGTTCTTTTAAATTAGCTCTTGCTATCATTTACCAAATTTGACTGAGCATTTTCATCCAACACCACAATTCTAGAATGTTAAATTTTAAGGTCAAGCAAGTCTAAAAATCGACACAAAGAATGTATCAGTTCCAATCAATGACTCTAGAATAGTAGCATTACATTACTGGACTATAAACTCGTGTAACAAATTTGTTCAATTAGTTGATCCACATCATCTAGGCTTTCCCTATCAATGATTAGTCAAAACTCGCAAAGTGAGAATTTTTGTAACACTTCCAAAGGTGTTTGCTTTAGAGATATCGTAGCATGTAAGGAATGATGGGGATGAATAAGAGATATGCTAGTAATGATCAGCTTGAACCACTTTTCAAGAAAGAAGACGGTAAGAAGGCATGTCTTCAATCCGTAGAACATCATCAATCATCAACTCTTTTTCCAGCTGAACTCGTGTTGATTTCAAGATATCCTGTGATGATaggaatgaaaaagaaacaattattCAACCCCTTTGAAAGAGCCTCTTCAATAAAGCACACAAAATTTTACATATGAACATCAATTTTGAAATCCAGGACTAAGGTTAAAAGGAACTCATGAATCATATAACAAGTAGACGGATTCTCACGTTAAACTGCATGTACGTAGCGTTTGTCTCCAACCACTGTTTATCCATAACCACAAATGCCACACAATAAAGCAAATCAAATGCCCACTCATTTTCTGCAAATGTTGAGAATATATCATAAGAATGGTTATAATGCAGAGGACGAAATTGTGATCAATTTAGGTTTTCcttctcaaaacaaaataaaacaatagtTTCTAATTCTTACCTGACAGCATTTGTAGAAAAACTGTTCTTATGAAAGTCCTGGGTTTGGCTGCAAGTGAAGAAACTTCCCGGCATTAGCAGTATATTGTTTTCAATTTGAGTTTAATAAGAGACTCGGGCTACTAGACCCGTGTTTTAATTAAAtgggaaaatgttaacaaagcAAGTGTATAAGTGCACATTTGGATTGACGGTGAATCTGTCGGAATCACAATGTAGCActgtgattttgtcaaattcacCGCCAATTCCATACATGCATTAAATATCTTTGGAACACAATGCATAGTGATAGAAAGGCAGGCTCATCCACATGACATACTTGCTGCATCAAGGTCTAACATTTGCATAATCATGAAAGTAATATTTACGCCAGCAACAGCAAAGGGATACTCGAAGACAACTCCCTTTCTTCCTTGCTTCATCAAAAGATTCTGGAAAGAAGTCTGCAACACAAACAGAAACTTTAAGATAAATGCAAATAAGTTATTCGCAGAGTAAAGATCAAAGCTCAGGAGAGTTGGACCAAATAAAACTGATTAATTTTACCTAAAGATTACATCGACATTGGAAAcctgatattttaattttgagtcTAAAAAAGATCCAAACCTCGATCCTCTATAGTCAATCTTACAATGCAGACAGCTATAGATTATtagattttcttctttctttcttcatctaACAGTTTGTAGTTGGCTGCACTGTATAGCTAACAGTAGACGatccattttgaaaagattgcGATAGTTAAAATGCTTACGGAGAATGTCTTGGCAAAGAATAGGAGGTTCTCCAAAGATATAAAACCAGCACCTCTGTTTAAGAAATTGGTCCAAAATAGTAGGGTAAGTCAAAACTatgtcaagaacaaaaacaacctCAAAACATAGAAAGAGACTGAGCTAAAAATATAACCTGAAATCAGTAGATGGATCTCTTCCCTGCCATCCCATTTCTTTCCATTGATCAGAAATCAAGCCTTTGAGCTCATGACCAGGAAAGGAAGCAGACCAAAGAGCTCTCAAAGCATCCTGTCCTTGAAAGAATATAATAATGAGTGGCTTTTgaaataaaggttaaaaaaatatgtgaaagaATGTTAAAACTTTCAATACTGCTGAACTTagtttgaagtttgaaccaACCATTTTTCATGTCAATATGTTTTTCTGTATAAGTTTTGCTGAGAATAAGATTACAGCAAATCACTCAACAGAATATGCCTACTATGATGCAAAGTAAAATAAGGAAACACATATCAAGAATCTATATACCTGGTGATCAAGCTTTGAAGCATCAAAGTAAACTTTCATTCGGCGTTTTAGTCTTCTAAGTCTTTCCtcctgaaaaaaataaattataactcATTTTTACCCAATGCTATCAGTCCTGAATAAATTTGGGACAAAAAGATATGTGGGAAACACAAACTCACATGTTTGGAATCAAATTTTGGATACTCGCAATAAACATTATTTCTGCAATAATCTCAGAAAACAAACAAGATTTCCAATTACATGCAAATTCTAGCTACATTACATTCATTTTTCCCCATATTTGCATCATAATCATGACATGCTGTACTACAACTAACGCAACCATCCAAACTTATAGATAGACATCAAATTGTTAAAAAGCGCCACTTTGGTAACTTCAATTATACCTTAGGAAGGTGGTTTTAACATTGAATGAAGGATATGATAAGCACAAAGAATAACTAATAACTAGCTGGAAGCTAGCATTCAAGGTTGTCCAGAGAATAACCAGCTGTTTCAACAGATTCAGGTAACTAATGATTTAATTCAAGTAGAAGAACAACACAAACCAAAACTAAGCACATTCCAGAAACTAAAAGCTTGAAAATTGtacaaataataatgaaattaataaCAAAGTAGGCAAGTAATTAAGTAAAACACAAATACCTGTAAAGGAGTCAAATTAATGCAGATTGGTTGACAGTTTCCCTTAGGCTTGAAGCAAACACAAGTGAGTCCTTTACCAATCCAATAAGGTGAACCACATGTTGCAGCATCATCTGCATATAACCAATCAGAAGAGTTCCTCATTTCAACCCTCTTCTTTTTCACAATGCCAATATCACTAAGTTGAAGTATGGCCTTTATTATACAACAAGTTGATTACAAAGCAGGTAATCAAACAGTATAGTGGAGAAGAAAGTGTGGtaatttttcaatagtttgCATTGTCGTCTTTTGCCCCGACAAAACATAAAAAGCAAAATGACATAGACAAGCCATGAGCTATGGTGTATTGTTGGGAATTTGGGACCACATTAAGCCACGTGGACTCCATGTGATGTGtcacataaaatttaaattattttttccctttttctttgtctttttatgctttttttccATTAATTGTGACATTATTATTAAGTTAGATTAGTTTTGGTTTAGTTGTTTTTGGTTTGGTAACTCCTCGTACCCACCCACTCCCATCAGGCTTCTTGTTTATTCCCCCACTCACTTACACGCTGAAACAAGTAGTAACAACAAAACAACTCCATTAATAACCAACCCTGTCTTCTTATGTAGTTTGGTTTGACCAAGTTCACATTGGTGGGCCCTCCCTAGCCACCACGTATCTTTGATGATTGTTTACGTTACGAAACAAACAACACCGAATTTGGCACTGAAATTGATTACTATCTATCTCTACCTATCTATCTAGTTTTTGGGGTTGGTAAACATATTGGATCCTTCCAATTTTAAATCAAAGTTGATGTATATGTAATCAATACACAAACTTTACATTAGCTTTTGTTGATTCAAGGATGAgtattaattttcagtttttctcTCATCATAGCAATGGATTAACATAAACAAGAAGAATGAAATGAGTTATACTTATATGATAGAAGATGACCTGAAGAGTGAGCAGTAGAGGAAGCTGATCCTAACAATGTTCGTTTGATTCTCAAGTGCTGCACCATAATCTTCAGTTGTGTAGTACAGTACTACTATGATGTAATAATACCCTGTTCCTAGTCCCTTGTAGAAGAACTAAAGTTTTATCGTGTTTCAGTGCCGTATGTATCCAAACGCGAAACAAAACAGACCTGGTGTTCTATTATCAAATGTGGATGTTTTCTCCTACTTGCAAATggaattttgtttatttatttctttattatattcatatattttatttttcttgacggaagttaaatgtaaaataaattatttatgtgACGAAAACATAAACATATGAACTGTGGGTGGGTGTAACCGTCTCAAGAGAGAAAGGGAACAAATTATTTATGATAGGGTAAGAAAAATTGATCCCAAATTTGCAGTCAAACTGTCATAGTCAACAACGACCACTCACCATATATCAAggcaaaaaaatataatcatacgATGAAACTGAAGCTCCAAAAAACAGCTTCTGCATTGAATCTACCTCAGCTCGGCATGTTAGGAAAAAACTATTTTCAGCTTACAATCAAACATGCATTTAGTCTAGTTTAGACTTTGAGCTATGGAGCTGcaaatataaattgttttcacaAAAGACAATAGTACATAAATTTCACTGTGGTACTTTGTACAGCCTGTGTCCTTCAATCTAAATTGTTTCATAAAAGATGTTGAAGCATTTAGCATCGCCCTAATCGTTGAAGCACCTACAAAGACATTAATCATAAATTCATGGATCTCAAGGACCAACAAGACAACACATTGTTAAGCAGCAACTACATGCCCACCAATACTCTATAACCATATCCCAAGCAGAGTTGTGCCAGCAACATTCAATCTAACACTTTCTTTTTAACATTTACTTTTTATGAAGTTGAAATATTTGCAAGACTTTatgtttttccattttcaaaatgGTTTAACCTACATATTTTCCACTTAATGAGTGAGTGCTAAGAAAGAAATTATTAGAATGAGTGTTGCCAGCACTCGATTATTTTGAAGCGCGGATATGTTTTGACGGGTATgcttattataatttatagacAACCTCCATGAGAGTGTTCTTACAAACTCAGACTAATAGTAGGCCATTATCTCAACAAGAAACCAGAGTAAACAAGCCATTATATAAAAGATCTTGGGTTTGGTGTTTGTATGTCACCCTTAATCCTTAATTGGTAGATCATTTAAGTTGTCACCAACATTTGTCACGTGTCTTGAATTTGGAGATTTCCCTTCTTAAGCTTCATATTAGACTAAAAAACTTTCAAAGCAACGAACATCACATAGAAAATAAATTCCATaatcaaaggaattttattattctctttCAATGAATGAAATATGTACAAACTAATAGGTTGAATAACAGTAAACTGTTGTAAtctctttttgttgtttatatgcCCTTTTCCCTTCTTTACTTACTGGCCTCTATCAGTCAGGCAGTAACCCTCAAaaacttcaaaaccattttcatgTGGCATATGCACAAGCAGTGTTTGGCTTTTTGATAAATCCTGAGAGCACATCTTCTCACTTGGGCAACTAGTGTCCAGTTTCATCCAAAACAACCAGAAAGAAAAGAAGCCATCCGCACAGAGAATGTAGATGAATATCATGAATGCAAGTGAGGTGTCAGAGGCCAAGgaccaaaaaaatcacatatcAGAATGCTATCAAATCTcagtttaaatttttatatttgaagtgATCGTGTCAATATATTCTTCCCTTTCGGGGATGCCGCTGTAATTGGAGAACGGATGGATCAGAAATCTGAAAATCATCTCTTCCACCAATCTGGTATTTTAAGCCTTTGGCTCCTATGAACTGATTGTCTTATTCCTGGAAGCTTGTGCTTGATCTGTCTCCACAGCATATTTACAGCATCTTCCCTTTCTGGTGGATAATGGAATTCATAATGATGGGAGATGTTTTTAAGTTGCCTCCACATTTCAGTCCAGTTCTGCTTTGGAAAACTGCGAAGCTGATTGATCATGTAGCCAGGCTCCAGTGCttctttgaaagaaaagaacaatGAGAACTGAGAGTAGTCAATCTCATTCTCAAATGGGAGTTCAATTTTATCACTCACAATAACAGGAACACAGTGACTCACGATTGCATCAAAAAGGCGGCAAGAGGAAGGTGTGTCTCCTGCTGGATGCAAACAGAATTTTGATGAACGCATCCCTTTAGATGACTGTTATAACAGAAGCAGGGCATCAATGATTAGTATAGTTAATTTTCTTGTCATTATCAACAAAAAGGACAGCGAAACAGAAAGATACAAGGAGGAAAAACAATCAGTTAACCATGATTCTCCCACTGCAAATCAGAAAAGATCACAGAAAATTTCAAGATCTATGCTCCCTCGTATTGGTGCATGCTTAAACACGTTCACATATGAAAGGTTTCAGTAGCAAAGGAACCGTCTAATGCTAGGACATACAAGTAAGAAATTTTCTTTACAGAAGTGGCAGTATTAGCTGAAAATATAATGAAGCATGTTCTTACGATtcaaaaacatttcattttGATCATTGAAAACAAATAGAATCCCAGTATTTGAATCaaagtaaaaacaatagaaGTTATAAACATCATGCATAACTTACTTCATAccaattttatgttttctccTGTAGCAGAACTTCTTTCATAGTGAACATCATCAAAACCAGCTAATATCTTTGTGAATTTAGCACGAACAATGCCTTTCTGCAAACATGACACACCCCAAAAATCAAGTTGCCTGTAAGTATAAGGAAGTCAGCATTATTCCTTCAATTAAatctcatcaacataaatacaTACATCCTTACGGTGTGTCCCCCCTCTGAAAAAAAGCAGTGTGGTGCGAGACTCAAACGGATCATGAGGCTCATCATCTACATAAGAATCTACGAAATGTACATATGGGGACACTACATCCTTGTTCAAATTAGATACACCTTTGGGGTAACGgccaaaatcaacaacaacctgAATAGACTCGTTCAGCTGATCTCGCAAGAACCTAAATGCATTGGGATGTGTCATAGGAAATATGTGGTCTCTACCTCCAGACCTTTGCCAATACTTTGATTGCCCTAATAATCCCATCAAATCAATCTGGAACAAGAAACAAGCCATGTTTAACACTAGCAGGTACACGAAAGAAACAACataagattaaaaaattaaagacacACAGAAAATTATGTGTGCGTTTCGTCTCAATTTTGGATGgagcaaattttattttgacatgtttggatgtttccagtaaaattgattttgcctcgGGAATTGATTATAACTTGAGACTTGAATTTGTATCTTTCAACTCACTTCCACGTGAATAtgtccaaacataaatcatttcacattcaactcacttttaactaaaGTCGACtttacataatcaattcattaaaaatcaatttatgtCACATTCAGTTAGAGACAAATACACAAGCAACTTCTATGCAATACTACTGTTGGAACTTGCAATGACAGCAGACGAGTCGGGTTAAACGAATCAAATACCTGCAATTGATGATCAATCTCCGTTTCCGGATCCCTCATGTGATGGCCATGGGTATTAAAACTAAGCGAAGAAAAAAACGGAACAAAATACACATCAACAACCTCCGGATCCAAAACCCTTACCGCTTCACTTCCATTGCCACCACCGTTAAGAAGCGAACCCATCATCCAGTACTCTACACTATGCTGCCTCCTCAAACCCTGATTATCAGGCCACAGCGGATAATCAGCAATGGTCACCGGAGCTTCCGTTGTGTTCCGGCCGTCGAGCATTCCGACGTTGAACCGGCGAGGGAGATCGTACATGTAGACTCTTAATGGAGCTTCATCGGCGCACGGAGTAGTTGCAATAATCGACGGTGATTGTTGATAATAAGATCGAATGTCCAGTGTTCCGATTAAAATTGAGCATGGAATGAAGATCAGAAGCGCTAAGGTGAAAAAAATAACCACTTtacctaacattttttttttaatttaatgatgtatataattttcTTCTAATGAAAATTTGTAAGAAGATGCAGTGAAGTTGTTAATGGCGCAGTTGGTTCATTTACTTTGTATTTGTGGTCAGTGGCAATGTGGCATTCATTGCCCATAAATGTGTGGAAATGCATGTGCTGAAGATGCATTGCTTGGTTTGGAGGTTGAGTATATTGGTGTTTGTTTGCATCAAAGTAATTTGATTAGCATGTGTTAGCCACTATTTTCGAGTCTTGTTCATTGCGCATGAAACGGAAATGCGGTGGATAACTTCTTCAACAAGGGAAGAGGATTTAAAAATGGGGAATTTAATGATTCaaatatagaaaagaaaatattgaaatgtgtgcattgtatttaatatttaactttttaatcatttaaatgtataaaattttagaaaatgtttcTTCTTTTAGGTTTATTAACACTaccctttaaaaattagttttcAAATTAAAGTTCGTGTTTAGTTTAGGTGTAGTTGTGATATATTGACTCTTTAAAAAACAATGTGATATATTCACAATCACATGATACTTcgaaatttttaattttttttatacacaatgattttttattatccTAATTGCATAAATAGAATTCCATTATTGTAGGACACCCTTTTTgcaaataccaaaaatataacACTAAACCTACTATTTAAGTAATCCTTCTCTAATCTTGGCcattgaatttttaaataatatatcaaaGGTGAAAAACTCACTTTTGTATGGTACCCAAAAATATGGACTTGTGTATACTAAATGCCATCCTTGTTTAGACAAACGACAAGTTGcttgaaaaaacaaattctaTTAAAGAATTTTGGTGGAACAGTTATTGATCACGTTATACTTACTTTATGATCGAACTTTGGATTAGCGGATCCCATTCTCCGGGAGCATTAACACcggaaaaaaaaagatatagttAGATGAAATTGAGTCACCAAACCTTTAGAAAAATGTGAATGCAAATATGcttataagtatttttttactCCAAAAATCTTTCATACTTTAGAGTTTAGACTATGATATTATCTTGTCAatctaattttttcttataaaaaaattgatagtaaGTCGGAACACTTTAACGATACACAGgaacatttcatttcataatgttataagaaattaacaaactaaaattttaaatacttgCAAGTTGCAATCTAATGTCTTCCACATATGATGGGTGGTAAAGAATAATGAAAAATCCATGATCTCTTAACATGCTTAAAACACAATAGTGGAATACAAATAGCTATAAAATTCAttcacaaaaatatcaaaacaaagtGAATCGAATGCATTGTTAATATGTCTTTCTAACAAATTCAATTTCTTGTTAGTATGAACACGAGCATCAATTAGAAGAAGCATGTCACttggggtgtattggattgagattttaaaagactcttttgatagaaaaaatcttgaaaattttaaaagactttgttgaattgtattgattttgtgggattttaaaagactttttttgaaagactttttacaatcaagattcttgcaagattttaatggattcatgatatagattttaaaggattttaaagattttaaaagggtcaataaatttaaagatacgGTACAGatcaaaaaatctcaaaaacaaaagtacagtTATAAATCaaccgaaaaaaaaaacattgaatcaatgagtgtaatatttcttcaaaaaaaagactattagataatatactactagcaggttgattgatcttaaaaattctggacatatgatatcaaaataaatagacctaaaaataagttatgttagtttattgattataataatttgattgaaaaatgcatgttacatgtagaaaaatgcaaaaaattattataataccaatgaacgtaaagttgtgatttttataataatttgatatataggtAGATGGTAAATTAACCAC
It encodes:
- the LOC11438956 gene encoding probable arabinosyltransferase ARAD1 isoform X1; amino-acid sequence: MLGKVVIFFTLALLIFIPCSILIGTLDIRSYYQQSPSIIATTPCADEAPLRVYMYDLPRRFNVGMLDGRNTTEAPVTIADYPLWPDNQGLRRQHSVEYWMMGSLLNGGGNGSEAVRVLDPEVVDVYFVPFFSSLSFNTHGHHMRDPETEIDHQLQIDLMGLLGQSKYWQRSGGRDHIFPMTHPNAFRFLRDQLNESIQVVVDFGRYPKGVSNLNKDVVSPYVHFVDSYVDDEPHDPFESRTTLLFFRGGTHRKDKGIVRAKFTKILAGFDDVHYERSSATGENIKLSSKGMRSSKFCLHPAGDTPSSCRLFDAIVSHCVPVIVSDKIELPFENEIDYSQFSLFFSFKEALEPGYMINQLRSFPKQNWTEMWRQLKNISHHYEFHYPPEREDAVNMLWRQIKHKLPGIRQSVHRSQRLKIPDWWKR
- the LOC11438956 gene encoding probable arabinosyltransferase ARAD1 isoform X2, with the translated sequence MLGKVVIFFTLALLIFIPCSILIGTLDIRSYYQQSPSIIATTPCADEAPLRVYMYDLPRRFNVGMLDGRNTTEAPVTIADYPLWPDNQGLRRQHSVEYWMMGSLLNGGGNGSEAIDLMGLLGQSKYWQRSGGRDHIFPMTHPNAFRFLRDQLNESIQVVVDFGRYPKGVSNLNKDVVSPYVHFVDSYVDDEPHDPFESRTTLLFFRGGTHRKDKGIVRAKFTKILAGFDDVHYERSSATGENIKLSSKGMRSSKFCLHPAGDTPSSCRLFDAIVSHCVPVIVSDKIELPFENEIDYSQFSLFFSFKEALEPGYMINQLRSFPKQNWTEMWRQLKNISHHYEFHYPPEREDAVNMLWRQIKHKLPGIRQSVHRSQRLKIPDWWKR
- the LOC11438521 gene encoding ELMO domain-containing protein A; its protein translation is MVQHLRIKRTLLGSASSTAHSSDDAATCGSPYWIGKGLTCVCFKPKGNCQPICINLTPLQEERLRRLKRRMKVYFDASKLDHQDALRALWSASFPGHELKGLISDQWKEMGWQGRDPSTDFRGAGFISLENLLFFAKTFSTSFQNLLMKQGRKGVVFEYPFAVAGVNITFMIMQMLDLDAATKPRTFIRTVFLQMLSENEWAFDLLYCVAFVVMDKQWLETNATYMQFNDILKSTRVQLEKELMIDDVLRIEDMPSYRLLS